The genomic interval GCACTCCACATTTAGAAAAAAGGGCAAAAAAGCAAAAAACACATAATAACAATAATACAAATGAAATGTGAAATGGGGTAAAAATAAATGGGTAAAAAACATCGCAATCGAAATACACCGAAGAAAAATAATCATATCGCTCCTGAAGTAATCGAAGCAGAAGAAATTGCCCATGCAAAAGAACAAACTTCTGAAAAAAGAAAAAATGGCCCTGGTCACAATCAGGAAGCACACTAAATCATATATGAGTGTACAATTTAAAAAGGCTGACAATTGTCAGCCTTATCTTACATTTATACGATTAATTCTTTTCCAATCTTCTGGAAAGAGTTTATAATAAAATTGCCCTTTTTTTCCCTCATCAATTAAAACAATATCCCCTGTGCATATATATCTTGCATTGTAATCAACAGGCATTCGATCAGCTACATTAAACGTTTTGAAAATTTTCTTTAATACATCCTGATGACCATTCCCTTTAAAATAATTACGATAAACATTTTGATAACCCTTTTTCTCTCCAAAATTAGGAGTTTGAAAAATTGTAATATCATATGTTTGTATTCGTTTATTAACTAATAAAGTATACACCAAGTTATTTCTCCCCCCAATTAAGTAATGCTGCTTTTATATATACTTAATTAGAGATATGTTTAAAAAAATCCTTCATCTAAAAACTTCTATTTTTGTCGAATCGTTTATTGATTCTTAAATAAAGAAAGAAAATAACGATAAACCATGCAAAACCTGCACTAAAACCTGCTATTACATCTGTAAGGAAATGTACACCTAAATAAATTCGGCTTATGCCAATTAATACAATCAAAGTCAATGTACCAATTAAAAGCTTATTTTTTTGATTATCCTTTTTAATAAGATGAAGCATTGATAAATAGAAAAGAAAAAGATACATTGCAGTTGAATTCATGGTATGTCCACTTGGAAAGCTGTAATGAGCTGCCTCATATACTGCATTGAAATCGGGACGTTCTCTACTAAAAAGCTCTTTCAATAAATAATTTACT from Metabacillus sediminilitoris carries:
- a CDS encoding phosphatase PAP2 family protein yields the protein MIRLFLLALILFIVISLVYPLEIIGAIDAQITLFFESIRFPILTDVFLFISDIGSLKYMLPICFVLGLFLLFKRKVVAAIFVFVMLFSVRQVNYLLKELFSRERPDFNAVYEAAHYSFPSGHTMNSTAMYLFLFYLSMLHLIKKDNQKNKLLIGTLTLIVLIGISRIYLGVHFLTDVIAGFSAGFAWFIVIFFLYLRINKRFDKNRSF
- a CDS encoding YodL domain-containing protein, with product MYTLLVNKRIQTYDITIFQTPNFGEKKGYQNVYRNYFKGNGHQDVLKKIFKTFNVADRMPVDYNARYICTGDIVLIDEGKKGQFYYKLFPEDWKRINRINVR